CAGACCACGCTAGCTACCTGAAATATCCGAAAACTAATAATTTTCAAAATCGCCAAGTGAAGTTTAATGATGATAAGACCGAGCTAGATTTATTTATCACGGATTCGAGTAGTAAACCCGCAACTATGAAAAAGTATAAGCTGGATGTTAATGACTACGTGACTAAGGAAAATTAACTGCAATAGGTAAATAATAGTCAACTAGATGGCATTAAGTAATGGCAATCTTCTTGGTCATATTGACTGAGTAAGGTAGCAGTGGAATAATCCTTGAACTGCTTTCTTGTTGTGATTCTAATATAGAAGATTGGAATCAAGTTTTTCTTTTGTAGCATTCATGTGTAGAGGAAATAGTTATGAAATATAATGTATTACAAAACCTTGGCTGGCTAAGAAAATTTATGAAAGAGGAACGACTTTATTTAGAAAGTTGGCCACTTTTAAGTAGTATTGTTAAATTAGTTAGTTCTATTTTAGATGCTAGTTTACCGGCAGTTGTAATATGGGCATTTTCTGAAAGTCATATAACTTTTAAATTTAGTTTTCTAGTTGCTTTATGTGTTTTAACAGGAATTTTAACATGGTTTGATAGTTGGTATAATCGAAAAATGTTTTGGGAAAACACCAAGCTAACTATGAGACTTGATATTGAAGATGCTGAATTGTATTATAATGAGCCATTTGCTGACAGCTTGTCAAATAAAATACAGGATAGAAGATTTTCAGATACACAGTACGCTTTTTTTAATGAAAATTCTGGTGCTGGGATTTTCATACCAAGCTTGGTTAAATTTATATCATCTGCAGCTTCACTGGTTGTTATTTCAATTTTGACTATAAAAATAAGTCCAATTGTTTTAGTGATAATTGCTATCAGTGTTGGATTTAGCTATTTGTTATTGCGACAATTAACTATCAAGAGAAATAAAATTAGAACAAGTATTGATGCTGAACAATTAACAAGAGAATATTATCTTAAAACTAGTTATGATGAAGGTATTAACTTTTCTGGTGGAGAATTGCAAAAAATTGCTATTGCCCGTGTTGCTTATCGTAAAAGTGAATTTTACGTATTAGATGAGCCAACTTCAGCGTTAGATCCAATTTCTGAAGAAGAAGTGTTCAATCAATTTGAACAATTGACCCACCATAAATCAGCATTGTTTATTTCCCATAGAATGAGTTCCACTAGAAAGAGCGATTATATCTATGTTTTTAATCAGGGAGAATTGGTTGAACAGGGAAATCATAACAAGCTAGTGAGCTTGAAAGGACTATATTATAAATTGTACAAAGCACAGTCGATATTTTTTACAAGTAATGATTAAATTTCTATTTTTTATCAGTAATCATGTTATAAAAATAATAATTATTAATCAGGTCTAGAGTTTTGAATTTACAAGTAAAATTTTAACTTTTTAAGGCTATTTAACTGAGTAGTTATGATTAAATTGTGTTATTTTTTATATAAAGTATTGTACTTATTTTCCTAAAAGAGTAAATTAATATAATGGAAAAATAATTTGCTTGGAATTAAGGGAGTGAGTATGAAGCGAAGAATAATTTTGGTATTGCTGGCCATCGTATTGGTTATAAAGTTAGCTTGGCCAACTAGTATTGTTGCAGCAGACAGCGATGATGGCCAAGCTGATACAGGTACGAATGACACTCAAACCACAGCAGATACTGAAAAGGATGGCTGGGTTAAAGTTGGAAAGAAGACTTATTACTATAAGTCAGGCCATCTAGTCAAAGGTCTAGTTAAGATTGGAAATTTTAATTATTTGTTTGATAAAAAAGGTCAGATGCTGACTGGCGTGCGTAAAACTCCGCATCAAGAAAATTATAGCTATTATCGTGCTAATGGTCGCAGAAGTGAAAAATCGATTTCCACTAAAAAAGCACACTATTGGATTAAGCAGGGCAAAATTACGGGTATCAAAAATCAGGCAAAGGTAATTAGTCAAAAGCCTGAATTGCCAACCGGTTGCGAAATGACTGCAGTGACGATGATGCTAAATTTTGCTGGAGTAAAGGTTTCTAAATTGACTGTTGCCAAAAAGACCCCGCGCAGCAATAATCCTAATCGTGGTTTTATTGGTTCGCCGTATAAAGAATATCCAGCGGGATATTGGGTAGCACCAGATGGAATCAAGGGAGTAGTTAAACATTATTTGGGCAAGGCGAGTGTAATGAGCGGTAAAAGTTTAAAGTCAATTAAGAAAAAATTGCTACGCTCGCATTTAGTGGTCGTTTGGGTTAAAGGAATTGACGGTCTAGCCAATCATGCATTAACTCTAACCGGCTATCATAAAAGTAAGTTATATTACAACGATCCTTGGACTGGTAAAAAGTCATCAATTAGTGAGAAAAAATTTATGCCACATTGGCGTGGAGATGGCCTTAGGGCATTAAGTTATTAATATTGTTTATTTATTTTGAAGGGAAAAGAATATGAAATATCGTAAACAACTATATACAGGGTTAGCTGCTATCCTATTATTATCGGGGACAGCTAATACCGTTGTTGCTGCTCAAGAGAGTACAAATACTGTGCCACCAGTTCAAGATTCGACTGATGTAGCACAGCCAACGGCAGACTCACAGCCAGCTGCTACGGAAGCTAAGACAAAGTCTGCTTTTAGCGGTTTGCATACTAAATATAAGTGGACAGCTGGAGATAAGATTACTGATCAAGTTTCCTTAAACGGCAAGGGGAAGCGTGAGGTTAAGTTACAAAAGTGGAATGGTAAAAAGTATATTAATCAAAAAACATACCATACTGATGAAAATGGTAATTTTAAAATAACCTATCCTAGTGTTTGGTATCACCATCAACATTCTACATGGCGCCTGTCTGCACCGGCCACTGATGATGCTACTGCTGTTAAAAGCCAAAAAATTGGTATCTCAACTGTTCGTCGTTATCAAATTCCAAAGAAGTACCGCCAAATTCACAATAAGAGCATGCATCTTAAAGGCTACTATGTTAGTCCACTTGACAAGAGCTTGAATTATGCT
This DNA window, taken from Lactobacillus sp. ESL0684, encodes the following:
- a CDS encoding ATP-binding cassette domain-containing protein — translated: MKYNVLQNLGWLRKFMKEERLYLESWPLLSSIVKLVSSILDASLPAVVIWAFSESHITFKFSFLVALCVLTGILTWFDSWYNRKMFWENTKLTMRLDIEDAELYYNEPFADSLSNKIQDRRFSDTQYAFFNENSGAGIFIPSLVKFISSAASLVVISILTIKISPIVLVIIAISVGFSYLLLRQLTIKRNKIRTSIDAEQLTREYYLKTSYDEGINFSGGELQKIAIARVAYRKSEFYVLDEPTSALDPISEEEVFNQFEQLTHHKSALFISHRMSSTRKSDYIYVFNQGELVEQGNHNKLVSLKGLYYKLYKAQSIFFTSND
- a CDS encoding C39 family peptidase codes for the protein MKRRIILVLLAIVLVIKLAWPTSIVAADSDDGQADTGTNDTQTTADTEKDGWVKVGKKTYYYKSGHLVKGLVKIGNFNYLFDKKGQMLTGVRKTPHQENYSYYRANGRRSEKSISTKKAHYWIKQGKITGIKNQAKVISQKPELPTGCEMTAVTMMLNFAGVKVSKLTVAKKTPRSNNPNRGFIGSPYKEYPAGYWVAPDGIKGVVKHYLGKASVMSGKSLKSIKKKLLRSHLVVVWVKGIDGLANHALTLTGYHKSKLYYNDPWTGKKSSISEKKFMPHWRGDGLRALSY
- a CDS encoding NlpC/P60 family protein: MKYRKQLYTGLAAILLLSGTANTVVAAQESTNTVPPVQDSTDVAQPTADSQPAATEAKTKSAFSGLHTKYKWTAGDKITDQVSLNGKGKREVKLQKWNGKKYINQKTYHTDENGNFKITYPSVWYHHQHSTWRLSAPATDDATAVKSQKIGISTVRRYQIPKKYRQIHNKSMHLKGYYVSPLDKSLNYASTRKDYIKAFINRGYQYKNAGTAWIDFTSKKPGTSVDCSGLIMQCMYAAGIDPSPSNPKWHATHEWGCRSLVQSKTLQTVKLKNLKRGDIIFYGKPKPSNYHVGIYLGKNKVLHSWPNWGVTVSNANFRPYYYAKRIFPVAKTKVVHQNS